Proteins co-encoded in one Desulfitobacterium hafniense DCB-2 genomic window:
- a CDS encoding DUF4367 domain-containing protein: MAKERDSLDVINDKEIIRMILSEKESDVLVKEKLYRILYEASAVDEVSMDTDLIDECIKAINLIEGKEEYLSEEKMKTMRQNVDQAYKEWQSSQHKTLVGKRIAQVAAAFILIFFTSSTVASALGYNLFQSVVDWGKDTFNLSTQSQPVEEGNSNVAERKTYSDIQEVIKDIPVKPLLPQWVPEGFVFKYGETFKLQNHSKALLYFQEDSSKVIVFDLSIYAEGEQAVADTNFEKDENLVEVYEKDNIKHYILRNLGQTQAIWSHNNTVYNISGDITADDLIKIIDSMN; the protein is encoded by the coding sequence ATGGCGAAAGAACGGGATTCCCTTGATGTAATTAATGATAAAGAAATTATCAGGATGATACTCTCCGAAAAGGAAAGTGACGTTCTTGTAAAAGAAAAGCTATATCGTATTTTGTATGAGGCATCGGCGGTGGATGAGGTCAGTATGGACACGGATTTGATCGACGAATGTATAAAGGCCATTAACTTGATTGAAGGAAAAGAAGAATATCTTTCCGAAGAGAAAATGAAAACCATGCGCCAGAATGTCGATCAAGCTTATAAGGAATGGCAGAGCAGCCAGCATAAAACCTTAGTGGGAAAAAGAATAGCTCAGGTTGCCGCAGCCTTTATTTTGATTTTTTTCACATCCTCTACAGTGGCCAGTGCTTTGGGCTATAATCTTTTCCAATCTGTGGTTGATTGGGGGAAAGATACGTTTAACTTATCGACCCAAAGTCAGCCGGTAGAAGAAGGTAATTCCAATGTCGCCGAAAGGAAAACCTATAGTGATATTCAGGAGGTTATTAAGGATATCCCGGTAAAGCCGCTCTTGCCTCAATGGGTTCCGGAGGGATTTGTCTTTAAGTATGGTGAGACTTTTAAGTTACAGAATCACAGCAAGGCGTTATTATACTTTCAGGAAGATTCAAGCAAGGTTATTGTTTTTGACCTTAGTATCTACGCCGAAGGGGAGCAAGCAGTTGCGGACACTAACTTTGAGAAAGACGAAAATCTGGTAGAAGTTTATGAAAAAGATAATATAAAACACTACATTCTTCGCAACCTCGGTCAAACTCAGGCGATTTGGAGCCACAATAATACCGTCTATAATATTAGTGGCGATATCACAGCGGATGATCTAATTAAAATTATTGACTCGATGAATTAA
- the rnc gene encoding ribonuclease III — protein MEKKHQGTAKTTKHNLQGNKRHKYHADTLQRIPTGIGLAKRLELDDPPNRLFTTALTHPSYLFENPQSGLENNQRLEFLGDAILDFVVAEYLYLSYPERPEGELTKMRAAVVNESTLARTAKKIRLGEELLLGKGEQVSGGRERPSILADAWEAIVGAVYLQYGFQEARRVVLTLLKEEIAEVAQGNYGDYKTMLQEKAQREETEVTYRILAEEGPDHNKRFTAGVFLQGNLRGKGIGRTKKEAEQRAAQQVLDEFGGENNG, from the coding sequence GTGGAAAAAAAACATCAGGGTACAGCAAAAACAACTAAGCATAATCTGCAGGGGAATAAACGTCATAAGTATCATGCCGATACTTTGCAGCGGATTCCTACAGGAATAGGTTTAGCGAAACGGTTGGAGTTGGATGATCCCCCCAATCGCTTGTTCACGACTGCTTTAACCCACCCCTCGTATTTGTTTGAGAATCCCCAATCCGGTCTGGAGAACAACCAAAGGCTGGAGTTTCTGGGTGACGCCATTCTGGATTTTGTGGTAGCGGAGTATCTTTACCTGAGTTATCCGGAGCGGCCTGAAGGTGAATTGACGAAGATGCGGGCGGCGGTGGTCAACGAGAGCACCTTAGCCCGCACTGCCAAGAAGATTCGGCTGGGGGAAGAATTGCTTCTGGGTAAAGGTGAACAGGTCTCAGGGGGCAGGGAAAGGCCTTCCATCTTAGCCGATGCCTGGGAGGCTATCGTGGGGGCTGTCTATTTGCAGTATGGCTTCCAAGAGGCGAGGAGAGTGGTTCTGACCTTGCTGAAGGAAGAAATTGCCGAAGTAGCCCAAGGCAACTACGGCGATTATAAGACCATGCTCCAGGAAAAAGCCCAGCGGGAAGAGACGGAAGTCACTTATCGTATCCTGGCCGAGGAAGGCCCGGATCATAATAAGCGCTTTACAGCCGGGGTATTCCTCCAGGGAAATCTGCGGGGCAAGGGCATCGGACGGACCAAAAAGGAAGCAGAACAACGGGCAGCCCAACAAGTGTTAGATGAGTTTGGGGGGGAGAACAATGGCTAA
- a CDS encoding NAD(P)H-dependent flavin oxidoreductase: MKIPELRIAHHIAKMPVIQGGMAVRISMAPLAAAVAEEGGIGLIAGSGLSVEELKQEIREARKRTKGIIGVNIMFAVREFAQLVKAAFDEKIDLLVSGAGFSRDMFTWGQEAGIPVVPIVSSAKLARLSEKLGAAAVIVEGHEAGGHLGTERPMREILPEVKEAVKIPVIGAGGVMDGQDVAEVLRLGADGVQMGTRFALSTESSAAPEWKQHLLDAQAEDMVIVHSPVGLPGRGIRNPFTEALAAGKNVRRIGCDQCLKHCERNFCIMERLIKAQQGDMKEGLVFSGAHYSRIKKVLSVHEIFEDIREQILRA, from the coding sequence GTGAAAATTCCAGAACTCCGCATCGCCCATCATATAGCTAAGATGCCTGTAATTCAAGGAGGAATGGCGGTTAGAATATCCATGGCTCCTTTAGCAGCGGCCGTTGCTGAGGAAGGTGGAATCGGCTTGATTGCCGGAAGTGGTTTGAGCGTTGAAGAATTAAAGCAGGAAATCAGAGAAGCCAGGAAGCGCACCAAGGGGATTATCGGGGTGAACATCATGTTTGCGGTGCGTGAGTTTGCTCAGCTTGTCAAAGCAGCCTTTGATGAAAAGATTGACCTGCTGGTTTCCGGGGCAGGTTTTTCCAGAGATATGTTCACCTGGGGCCAGGAAGCGGGAATCCCTGTGGTGCCCATCGTGTCTTCCGCCAAGCTGGCCCGCTTATCCGAAAAGCTCGGTGCGGCGGCGGTGATTGTGGAAGGACATGAAGCGGGCGGACATTTAGGGACCGAACGCCCCATGCGGGAGATTCTGCCTGAGGTTAAGGAAGCTGTAAAGATCCCCGTTATTGGCGCGGGGGGAGTCATGGATGGCCAAGATGTGGCGGAGGTTCTGCGCTTAGGGGCTGACGGAGTACAGATGGGCACCCGTTTCGCCCTCAGTACCGAGAGCAGCGCCGCTCCGGAATGGAAGCAGCATCTCCTTGATGCTCAGGCAGAGGATATGGTCATTGTCCATAGCCCCGTGGGTCTGCCGGGGCGGGGCATCCGCAATCCCTTTACCGAGGCCTTGGCGGCAGGGAAGAATGTCCGGCGGATCGGCTGCGACCAATGCCTCAAGCATTGTGAGCGGAATTTTTGCATCATGGAGCGCCTGATCAAGGCTCAGCAAGGGGATATGAAAGAAGGCCTTGTCTTCTCAGGAGCTCATTATTCCCGCATCAAAAAAGTTTTATCGGTCCATGAGATCTTTGAAGATATTCGTGAACAAATACTCCGGGCCTAG
- the fabD gene encoding ACP S-malonyltransferase produces MAKIACIFPGQGSQYVGMGKELFATGWGQEVLTTGQRVLGEELIRILLEGPEEELKKTTYTQPAILLTSMAAWRGLQEAGIRPDYLAGHSLGEYSAYTAAGSISLEEALRVVRRRGELMQAAVPEGQGAMAAILGLENAKVEEACRQAREEGGWIVGPANYNSPGQVVISGETDGVQKACHYAKELGAKRALPLAVSGPFHSPLMAEAGKELRQVLAAVAWQDPNVPVIANIDAQEVREGSMIVESLVRQVSGAVLWEQSIRLLGEQGVDTFIELGPGKVLTGLVKKILPGATLINVEDSSSLGKATCIFKGE; encoded by the coding sequence TTGGCCAAAATAGCATGCATTTTCCCCGGTCAGGGCTCCCAATACGTAGGCATGGGTAAAGAACTTTTTGCCACCGGCTGGGGCCAGGAAGTGCTGACGACTGGACAGCGTGTTCTTGGGGAAGAATTGATAAGGATCCTCCTGGAAGGACCGGAGGAGGAATTGAAAAAAACCACCTATACTCAGCCCGCCATTTTGTTGACCAGTATGGCGGCTTGGCGGGGACTGCAGGAGGCCGGGATTCGCCCCGATTACTTGGCCGGCCATAGTCTGGGTGAGTATTCGGCCTATACCGCGGCCGGGAGTATTTCCCTTGAGGAAGCCTTAAGGGTGGTGCGTCGCCGGGGAGAACTGATGCAGGCGGCTGTTCCCGAGGGCCAGGGTGCCATGGCTGCCATTCTCGGCTTGGAGAATGCCAAGGTGGAGGAAGCCTGCCGCCAAGCACGGGAAGAAGGCGGTTGGATCGTTGGCCCGGCCAATTATAATTCTCCGGGGCAGGTTGTGATCTCCGGCGAGACCGATGGCGTGCAGAAAGCCTGCCACTATGCTAAAGAGCTGGGGGCGAAGCGAGCCCTGCCCTTGGCAGTCAGCGGCCCCTTTCACTCTCCCTTGATGGCGGAAGCCGGCAAGGAGCTGCGTCAGGTGCTGGCAGCCGTGGCTTGGCAGGACCCCAATGTTCCTGTGATTGCCAACATTGATGCCCAAGAAGTCAGGGAAGGCAGCATGATTGTGGAGAGTCTGGTGCGGCAAGTCAGCGGGGCCGTGCTTTGGGAGCAATCCATCCGCCTCTTGGGCGAGCAAGGGGTTGACACCTTTATTGAGCTGGGTCCGGGGAAGGTTTTAACAGGATTGGTTAAGAAAATTCTTCCCGGTGCGACCCTGATTAATGTAGAAGATTCTTCTTCTTTAGGAAAAGCTACTTGCATATTTAAAGGAGAGTAG
- a CDS encoding RNA polymerase sigma factor, which produces MWPWNRLKDETFYEDLCYKYYERIYLYCLRRVKGQEELLDLVEECTQNTFLEARKQLAKLVNHPNVEGWLYTTARNLVNLSFRSMYTKNKYEISMDDHILEAWAQVDNELEELFNGTADLDKLCEEILEGLQADEYELYRDYFKNNMSVSELAGKHEISATAMTTRIYRLKKKIKKSVRIYFEK; this is translated from the coding sequence TTGTGGCCATGGAACCGCTTAAAGGATGAGACTTTCTACGAGGATTTATGTTATAAATACTATGAGCGGATTTATCTATACTGCTTAAGGAGAGTTAAAGGGCAGGAGGAACTCTTGGATCTGGTAGAGGAGTGCACCCAAAATACATTTTTGGAAGCAAGGAAGCAGCTTGCAAAATTAGTAAACCATCCGAATGTGGAAGGATGGTTATACACTACGGCACGGAATCTGGTCAACCTTTCATTTAGAAGTATGTACACCAAGAATAAGTATGAAATCAGCATGGATGATCATATCTTGGAAGCTTGGGCGCAGGTGGACAACGAATTGGAAGAACTCTTCAATGGCACTGCCGATCTGGACAAACTTTGCGAAGAGATTTTAGAGGGACTTCAAGCCGATGAGTATGAGCTTTATCGTGATTACTTTAAAAATAATATGTCCGTTTCAGAACTTGCCGGGAAACATGAGATTTCCGCCACAGCAATGACGACCCGGATTTATCGGCTAAAAAAGAAAATTAAAAAAAGTGTTCGTATTTATTTTGAAAAGTGA
- the smc gene encoding chromosome segregation protein SMC: MAKADTLPVFLKSITIQGFKSFADKVKLELGQGLSVVVGPNGSGKSNVADAIRWVLGEQSAKNLRGSKMEDVIFSGSSVRRPVGMAEVSLFFDNSTGIFPLEYQEVIITRRVYRDGEGQYFINRSSCRLKDIHELFMDTGAGKEGFSIIGQGRVEEILNLRSEERRTLIEEASGITKYRMRKREALKRLDETEHNLERIRDILAEIEGQLGPLEEQATIAREAVELTTEQKALEIEMVAFDLKEVRHKLTSSVQETEELQSAIAAAVADLSQKESGILSNKVKLNLLDEQIQKQQETTYQLDQAVNQIVQELRLRQEREGYLGEQINRVTTELSNHEEKVRQSTEQLRALEDRKALLHKTLDQANQALAADEQRLVEAKARNGLEEIEILRGSLSHLQSKLAESSAELNRLTHQLATLNSTHEQLIKEKKDKEGALLSHEQQEAQVQEQLKTQEGLQTDIRLQAEKAQQENAQFREQSKAGQRELQELNRDLEKKSARYHALKNLEDSLEGYQRGVRELMLAKKKNQPSCGDLCGTLADLLQVEERYEVAIEVALGAGIQNIVTATERGAKEAVHYLKSHNLGRATFLPLDVIQGGKAAVAKEAAKDPGFIGVAVDLITFAEKYRKAFESQLGRTLIVTDMEAATRVARASGYRARIVTLEGDQVHPGGSLTGGSLQRKGSNILGRSREIQELRQECDERRTQQKELELKAGALSIQIQKGEENLKHLMAEEQELKSALAVLRTQELNLRAQAQRIRDEITAVTIRVAGIEQERDELQSHKALEAEEQSKLTDSIQEAQEALARQEEKNRQASREMEQLQERLTQTKVQAAKWEQELKQAVERLVQDQALLGENKHLLERKRKDLQDLEESKARLAFEQGDWESRRREAGEQQQQAQEVLIALRKEREVLSKELMDQEGLAQKKRQEQQTLEQKLHNLELKTARWDAEWETGSKRLLEEFDLTWEEAQAYQSERNRAELAARVQEIKLRMELLGPVNQAAIEEYPKLQERFDFLSVQKQDLEEANESLQQLIAELDKTMSERFEEGFIAVNEAFKVVFKELFNGGYAELRLVDPANLLDTGVEIIAQPPGKKPQLLSLLSGGERALTAIGLLFALLKVKPSPFCVLDEIEASLDDANVSRFAQYIHRLANSTQFLVISHRKGTMEAADVLYGITMEESGVSKLLSVQLEGQDKDTRMA, encoded by the coding sequence ATGGCTAAAGCCGATACTCTCCCTGTTTTCTTGAAATCCATTACAATCCAAGGGTTTAAGTCCTTTGCGGACAAAGTGAAGCTGGAATTAGGGCAGGGCTTGAGTGTGGTAGTGGGGCCCAATGGGAGCGGCAAAAGCAATGTGGCCGATGCCATCCGCTGGGTTCTGGGGGAACAGAGCGCCAAAAACCTCAGGGGCAGCAAGATGGAGGATGTCATTTTCTCCGGCAGCAGTGTGCGGCGCCCGGTGGGGATGGCCGAGGTTTCCTTATTTTTTGATAACTCCACGGGGATTTTTCCCCTGGAGTATCAGGAAGTGATCATCACCCGCAGAGTCTATCGGGACGGAGAGGGACAATATTTTATCAACCGCTCCTCCTGCCGCCTTAAGGATATCCATGAACTTTTTATGGATACCGGTGCGGGCAAAGAAGGGTTTTCCATTATTGGTCAAGGCCGGGTCGAGGAGATTCTCAATCTGCGCTCCGAAGAACGGCGCACCTTGATCGAAGAAGCTTCAGGAATAACCAAATACCGCATGCGCAAACGGGAAGCACTTAAGCGTTTGGATGAAACGGAACATAATTTAGAGCGGATCAGGGATATCCTGGCCGAGATCGAAGGGCAATTAGGACCTTTGGAAGAGCAAGCCACCATAGCCAGGGAAGCTGTGGAGCTGACCACAGAACAAAAAGCCCTGGAGATCGAGATGGTGGCCTTTGATTTAAAAGAGGTGCGCCATAAGCTGACTTCCTCCGTTCAGGAAACGGAAGAACTTCAGTCGGCCATCGCCGCGGCAGTAGCGGATCTAAGCCAGAAGGAAAGCGGCATCCTCAGCAACAAAGTGAAGCTCAATCTTCTGGATGAGCAGATCCAGAAGCAGCAGGAAACCACCTACCAATTGGATCAAGCAGTCAACCAAATCGTTCAGGAGTTGCGGCTCCGCCAGGAGCGGGAAGGCTACCTCGGCGAGCAGATTAATCGTGTCACCACGGAGCTCTCCAATCATGAGGAGAAGGTTCGCCAGAGTACAGAACAGCTCAGAGCCTTAGAGGACAGAAAAGCCCTCTTACATAAGACTCTGGACCAGGCTAATCAGGCTTTGGCGGCGGATGAACAACGCTTGGTCGAGGCTAAAGCCAGGAATGGCTTAGAGGAAATTGAAATCCTCAGGGGCAGTCTCTCCCATCTGCAGAGCAAGCTGGCCGAGTCCAGCGCAGAATTAAACCGCCTTACCCATCAGTTGGCTACCCTGAATTCAACCCATGAGCAATTGATTAAAGAAAAAAAGGATAAAGAAGGAGCCCTGCTCTCTCATGAGCAGCAGGAGGCCCAGGTTCAGGAGCAGCTTAAAACCCAGGAAGGGCTGCAGACGGATATCCGGCTCCAGGCAGAGAAGGCCCAGCAGGAAAATGCTCAGTTCCGTGAGCAGAGCAAAGCAGGGCAGAGGGAGCTCCAGGAACTGAATCGGGACCTGGAGAAAAAATCAGCCCGCTATCATGCCCTGAAGAACCTGGAAGACTCCCTGGAAGGCTATCAACGGGGTGTCCGGGAGCTGATGCTGGCCAAGAAAAAAAACCAGCCTTCCTGCGGAGATCTCTGCGGCACCCTGGCGGATCTTCTTCAGGTTGAAGAGCGTTATGAGGTGGCCATCGAGGTCGCCCTGGGGGCAGGTATTCAGAATATCGTTACCGCAACGGAACGGGGTGCCAAGGAAGCCGTTCATTATCTGAAAAGCCACAATCTGGGTCGGGCCACTTTTTTACCCCTGGATGTGATTCAAGGGGGCAAAGCCGCTGTGGCCAAAGAGGCGGCCAAGGACCCCGGCTTCATCGGCGTGGCGGTGGATCTTATCACCTTCGCCGAAAAATACCGCAAGGCCTTTGAATCCCAACTGGGCAGAACCCTCATCGTCACGGATATGGAGGCGGCCACCCGGGTGGCCAGAGCCTCGGGCTATCGCGCCCGCATCGTGACCCTGGAGGGGGATCAGGTTCACCCGGGGGGCTCCCTGACCGGGGGCAGCCTGCAAAGAAAAGGCTCCAACATCTTGGGACGTTCCCGGGAAATCCAGGAACTCCGGCAGGAGTGCGACGAAAGACGCACCCAGCAAAAGGAACTGGAGCTCAAAGCAGGGGCTCTCAGCATCCAAATCCAAAAAGGTGAGGAAAACCTTAAGCATCTGATGGCTGAAGAGCAGGAGCTTAAATCCGCTCTGGCCGTGTTAAGAACTCAGGAGCTTAATCTCCGGGCCCAGGCCCAAAGGATTCGTGATGAAATAACCGCCGTAACCATCCGTGTGGCCGGGATAGAGCAGGAACGGGATGAGCTGCAAAGCCATAAGGCCCTGGAGGCAGAAGAGCAAAGCAAGCTTACAGACAGCATCCAAGAGGCTCAGGAAGCCTTGGCCCGGCAGGAAGAAAAGAATCGCCAGGCCAGCCGGGAGATGGAACAGCTTCAAGAAAGACTGACCCAAACCAAGGTGCAGGCGGCTAAGTGGGAGCAGGAGCTCAAGCAGGCTGTGGAGCGCCTGGTCCAGGATCAGGCCCTGCTGGGGGAGAACAAGCATCTCCTGGAGCGCAAGCGCAAGGATTTGCAGGATTTAGAAGAGAGCAAAGCCCGTCTGGCCTTCGAACAGGGAGACTGGGAGAGCCGCCGCAGGGAAGCAGGAGAGCAGCAGCAGCAAGCCCAGGAAGTCCTCATCGCTTTGCGCAAAGAGCGGGAGGTTCTGTCCAAGGAGCTGATGGATCAGGAAGGCCTCGCCCAAAAGAAAAGGCAGGAGCAGCAGACCCTGGAACAAAAGCTGCACAACCTGGAGCTGAAGACGGCCCGCTGGGATGCCGAATGGGAAACCGGCTCCAAACGGTTACTGGAAGAATTCGACCTGACTTGGGAAGAGGCTCAAGCCTACCAAAGTGAAAGAAACCGTGCCGAGCTGGCGGCCAGAGTCCAGGAGATTAAACTGCGGATGGAGCTGCTGGGCCCTGTGAACCAGGCGGCCATTGAAGAATATCCGAAGCTTCAGGAGCGCTTTGATTTTCTATCGGTGCAAAAGCAGGATCTGGAGGAGGCCAATGAATCCCTCCAGCAACTCATCGCCGAACTGGATAAAACCATGTCGGAACGTTTCGAAGAAGGATTTATAGCGGTCAACGAAGCCTTTAAAGTGGTCTTCAAGGAACTGTTCAACGGAGGCTATGCGGAACTTCGCTTAGTAGACCCGGCCAATCTTCTGGATACGGGGGTAGAGATCATCGCCCAGCCCCCGGGAAAAAAGCCCCAGCTGCTGTCTCTCCTTTCCGGAGGAGAGCGTGCTCTGACAGCCATCGGACTGCTCTTCGCCCTGCTTAAGGTGAAGCCCAGCCCCTTCTGTGTCCTTGATGAAATCGAGGCTTCCCTGGATGATGCCAATGTCAGCCGCTTTGCCCAATACATTCACCGCTTGGCAAACTCCACCCAGTTCCTGGTCATCTCGCACCGCAAAGGAACCATGGAAGCAGCCGATGTCCTCTATGGCATCACCATGGAGGAGTCGGGTGTATCTAAGCTGCTCTCTGTTCAGTTGGAAGGCCAGGACAAGGATACTAGGATGGCTTGA
- the fabF gene encoding beta-ketoacyl-ACP synthase II, with protein MEKQRAVITGMGVVSPVGSNLETFWNSLITGQSGIDFVTRFDVGDMPTKVAGEIKDFEPTDWLDRKESRHMDRFTQLAMAAAKMAVQDSGLNLDQVNKERASCIVGTGVGGVTTLEQQKEVLMNKGPGRISPFFIPMLISNMAAGHISLEFGLQGSSLSVATACASATNAIGEAMRLIEHGYADVVLCGGTEAPIVPLAFAGFCAMKAMSTEKENPREACRPFDARRSGFVMGEGAGILVLESLEHAQKRQARIYAELSGYGSTCDAYHITSPAPGGAGAIQSMQAALTGAEVRPEEVDYINAHGTGTNANDSAETAAIKALFGEAAQKVAISSTKSMTGHLLGAAGAIEAIACALTIKNSMIPPTINYGEPDPECDLDYVPNAARPKEVQVALSNTFGFGGHNATIVLKRY; from the coding sequence ATGGAAAAGCAACGAGCGGTTATTACAGGAATGGGTGTGGTATCCCCGGTTGGGAGTAACCTGGAAACATTCTGGAACAGCTTAATTACCGGACAATCAGGGATAGATTTTGTCACTCGTTTTGATGTGGGGGATATGCCCACGAAAGTAGCGGGGGAGATTAAGGATTTTGAGCCTACGGATTGGCTGGATCGTAAAGAAAGCCGCCATATGGATCGCTTTACCCAGTTGGCTATGGCTGCGGCTAAAATGGCCGTCCAGGATTCCGGGTTAAATCTGGACCAGGTCAATAAGGAAAGGGCCAGCTGTATTGTGGGAACCGGAGTGGGCGGGGTCACCACCCTGGAACAGCAGAAAGAAGTCCTCATGAATAAAGGGCCGGGAAGAATCAGCCCCTTCTTTATTCCTATGCTGATCTCCAATATGGCTGCCGGTCATATTTCCCTTGAATTCGGCCTTCAGGGCTCCAGCTTAAGTGTGGCCACCGCCTGCGCCTCGGCTACCAATGCCATCGGTGAGGCCATGCGCCTGATCGAGCACGGCTATGCCGATGTAGTGCTTTGCGGCGGCACGGAAGCCCCTATTGTACCTTTGGCCTTTGCGGGTTTTTGCGCCATGAAAGCCATGTCCACGGAGAAGGAAAATCCCCGGGAAGCCTGCCGTCCTTTCGACGCCAGAAGGTCGGGGTTTGTCATGGGTGAAGGAGCGGGAATCCTCGTTCTGGAATCCCTGGAGCATGCCCAAAAGCGGCAGGCCAGGATTTACGCTGAGCTTTCCGGATATGGCAGCACCTGTGACGCCTATCATATCACCTCTCCGGCGCCGGGAGGAGCAGGAGCCATCCAATCCATGCAGGCGGCCTTGACAGGAGCTGAGGTGCGGCCGGAAGAAGTGGATTATATCAACGCCCATGGCACAGGAACCAATGCCAACGACTCGGCGGAGACGGCGGCGATTAAAGCCCTCTTCGGGGAAGCGGCGCAAAAAGTGGCCATCAGCTCCACCAAGTCCATGACCGGGCATCTCTTAGGAGCGGCAGGAGCTATCGAAGCCATCGCCTGCGCTTTAACCATTAAGAATAGCATGATTCCACCCACCATAAACTATGGAGAGCCTGACCCGGAATGCGATTTGGATTATGTTCCCAATGCCGCCCGGCCAAAAGAAGTTCAAGTTGCTTTATCAAATACCTTTGGTTTTGGAGGACATAATGCTACAATTGTATTAAAACGTTATTAG
- the acpP gene encoding acyl carrier protein, with protein MSVFDKVKSIVVDQLGVEEDEITLETTFADLNADSLDIVELIMALEEEFDLDIPDEDAEKIRNVGDAVNYIKENQ; from the coding sequence ATGAGCGTTTTTGACAAAGTGAAATCAATCGTAGTGGATCAACTTGGGGTAGAAGAAGATGAAATTACATTAGAAACCACCTTCGCAGATCTGAATGCGGATTCCCTGGATATCGTTGAACTTATTATGGCTCTTGAAGAAGAATTTGATCTCGATATTCCGGATGAGGATGCAGAGAAAATTCGTAATGTCGGTGATGCAGTAAATTACATCAAGGAAAACCAATAA
- the fabG gene encoding 3-oxoacyl-[acyl-carrier-protein] reductase, which translates to MLLNNSVAIVTGGSRGIGRAIALELARAGAKVVVNYAGHGEKAEETLSLIQEAGGEALAVQADVSQVEDVERLIQTTLKTYGKIDILVNNAGITRDTLLLRMKETDWDAVLDTNLKGVFLCTKAVSKSMMKQRSGVIINISSVVGITGNAGQANYSAAKAGIIGFTKSIAKELGSRGIRVNAVAPGYISTDMTESLGEEVREQVMTQIPLGRMGQPEDIARTVVFLASPAASYITGQTLAVDGGMAM; encoded by the coding sequence ATGTTGCTGAATAATAGCGTAGCCATTGTCACCGGAGGAAGTCGCGGCATTGGACGTGCCATTGCCTTGGAACTGGCCCGTGCCGGGGCTAAAGTGGTGGTGAACTATGCCGGACATGGGGAAAAGGCGGAAGAGACTCTGAGCCTCATTCAGGAAGCGGGCGGAGAGGCTTTGGCAGTTCAGGCTGATGTCAGCCAGGTTGAAGATGTGGAACGGCTGATTCAGACCACCCTTAAAACCTATGGCAAGATCGATATTCTGGTCAATAATGCCGGAATTACCCGCGACACCCTGCTGCTGCGTATGAAGGAAACGGATTGGGATGCGGTACTGGATACCAATCTCAAAGGGGTTTTCTTATGCACGAAGGCGGTCAGCAAGTCCATGATGAAGCAACGCTCCGGAGTGATTATCAATATCTCCTCTGTGGTCGGTATTACCGGCAATGCAGGACAAGCAAATTACTCAGCGGCCAAAGCGGGAATCATTGGCTTTACCAAATCCATTGCCAAGGAGCTGGGCTCCCGTGGCATCCGGGTCAATGCAGTGGCTCCGGGGTATATTTCTACAGATATGACGGAATCCTTAGGAGAAGAGGTCCGGGAGCAGGTCATGACCCAGATTCCTCTGGGCAGAATGGGTCAGCCTGAGGATATAGCCAGGACGGTCGTCTTTTTGGCTTCACCGGCCGCTTCCTACATCACTGGGCAAACTTTAGCCGTAGACGGCGGCATGGCTATGTAA
- a CDS encoding M23 family metallopeptidase, with product MRKKIFKYSALLLICFVFVLSCATFSFAGYDLGLPSPVSSPVNAGYLYGEKLNSSSTYGHMGMDFAAPIGTSIYSTYVGKVITKGDLGGASYGKYIVIESTHPYYTNTKFYHYYCHMSELSSSIQVNTTYPAGTYLGLSGQTGNASGPHLHYEIRMGANNWYAQRNPEGFLGRSSKDNYAALRGKVLTSSGSYARAIRISGATKGTDVNYGASYSYYVMENGSAFPDESAYGLNYYITRINPGSITLNYNNGARTSTVSASSNTDTLVPSVSLP from the coding sequence ATGAGAAAGAAAATATTTAAGTATTCAGCTTTACTATTAATATGTTTTGTTTTTGTATTATCTTGTGCAACCTTTAGTTTTGCTGGATACGATTTGGGTTTGCCTTCTCCTGTATCTTCCCCCGTTAATGCGGGATACCTTTATGGAGAAAAGCTAAATTCAAGCAGCACATACGGTCATATGGGTATGGATTTTGCTGCACCAATTGGAACATCGATATACTCTACTTATGTTGGGAAGGTTATTACTAAAGGCGATCTTGGGGGGGCGTCGTATGGAAAATACATTGTTATAGAGTCGACTCATCCATATTATACCAATACTAAATTCTATCACTATTATTGCCATATGAGCGAGTTATCCTCATCTATACAAGTAAATACAACTTATCCAGCGGGAACATACTTGGGTTTATCTGGGCAAACTGGGAATGCTAGTGGACCCCATTTACATTATGAAATAAGAATGGGAGCAAATAACTGGTATGCCCAAAGGAATCCGGAAGGATTCCTTGGAAGAAGTAGTAAAGACAATTATGCAGCTCTTCGCGGAAAAGTCTTAACTTCATCGGGTTCCTACGCGCGGGCTATAAGAATATCTGGGGCCACGAAAGGTACAGATGTTAACTATGGGGCTTCATACTCATATTATGTTATGGAAAATGGTAGTGCATTTCCGGATGAAAGTGCATACGGTTTAAACTACTATATCACAAGAATCAATCCTGGAAGTATTACCTTAAATTACAATAATGGCGCGCGGACAAGTACCGTTAGCGCAAGTAGTAATACAGATACATTAGTACCAAGTGTTAGTTTGCCTTAA